A stretch of DNA from Arachis hypogaea cultivar Tifrunner chromosome 19, arahy.Tifrunner.gnm2.J5K5, whole genome shotgun sequence:
TATTTTTGTATTACAACAATATGTAGGTTATTTCTGAGAAAAATCGTGAAAATAGATCCAAACAAAAATGGAATCATCGAATGGGACCAGTTAGTTTTGAATTAGTACGCGCTGAATTGGTATCATATTTGTACTTCGCATTTAAGTATCTTTACATCTTTCATGTCGTCTATGTTGACTTCATCTGTGTTGACTTCGAGTAACCTTGATGGTTTCTTTGTAGCGTGCAAAAAAAGAGGGCAATGAAGATCCATCACAGTCTGAGATGTTTGTTGTAACTCGTACTAACAAGAAAGGAGAAATTGACTCGGGAACACAAGAGACGATTGTGAGTTGTTTAGTTTCGTAGAAATGTACACTAAAAGAAATGtgtaaatcattttttttattttcagcaTATGCGCACATGAACTTATTACAATTTTCCTTCTGTGTAATAGGAACATCTTCAAAATTTGAAGCAAGCTGGATACAGTGATGATGAAGCGCTTCAAACGGTGTTTGGAAAGGAGAGACATGGTAGGGTTCGTTTCTATGGTCGATCAGTCACAAAATCCTCTCTTAAAAAGGATAAGCAAATCCGACAAATGCAACAACAACATGCTGAAGTGGTTTCAACTAtggaaaaaaatcaaaataacttgACTTCCAAGTTGGATGGTTTAACAAGCTTGATCAAAACGGTGTTGCAACAAGTTAATCCTGGTATGAGTGCGGAACAAGTGCAAGTAATGATAGAAGCTGCCCAACAATCTCCGCCTGATGCAAGTAGTGCACCAAATGATGCGAGGCGAAGCATTCCTCCTTCACTGGGATCGAACCATGTGTCAAAAGATATGGAAGTAAGTACTGTCAAAATGAGTAGTTAAATTAATAGTGGCTGATTG
This window harbors:
- the LOC112779758 gene encoding uncharacterized protein isoform X2, with amino-acid sequence MGPVSFELVRAELRAKKEGNEDPSQSEMFVVTRTNKKGEIDSGTQETIEHLQNLKQAGYSDDEALQTVFGKERHGRVRFYGRSVTKSSLKKDKQIRQMQQQHAEVVSTMEKNQNNLTSKLDGLTSLIKTVLQQVNPGMSAEQVQVMIEAAQQSPPDASSAPNDARRSIPPSLGSNHVSKDMEEDMM
- the LOC112779758 gene encoding uncharacterized protein isoform X1, with amino-acid sequence MGPVSFELVRAELRAKKEGNEDPSQSEMFVVTRTNKKGEIDSGTQETIEHLQNLKQAGYSDDEALQTVFGKERHGRVRFYGRSVTKSSLKKDKQIRQMQQQHAEVVSTMEKNQNNLTSKLDGLTSLIKTVLQQVNPGMSAEQVQVMIEAAQQSPPDASSAPNDARRSIPPSLGSNHVSKDMEQEDMM